The Streptomyces cyaneogriseus subsp. noncyanogenus region GAGCAAGGTTTGAGCAAGGTGATCGAATGGTCCCCTAAAAGCGTGAAGGAGTCCCTCCAGAGCGCGATCCGGGCCGATGGCACACTCGATCCGATGTCCTGGTGGTCTCGCGGTGCACAAATCGCCACCCAGGCTCCGAGTATCGGCTGGAGTATGTACACGGGCTTGACCGGCTCCGACACGCCTTCCGCCGGACGACTCTGACGTCACCGCATTCTGTGTTTGCGATCCATTGATGAGCGCCCCCCGCCGACGGGGCGTCGAGCGGGGCGGAGCAGGCGAGAAGCATCGACGAAGAGACCCGTTCGGTGTGCGGACAACAAGATGCTGTCGGCGAGCAGCAGGGACGGACCCCATGAGTAAATTCACCTTTCGTCTGCATACCGCGACGGTGCAGGAAACCGATGACCCTGACGCGGCCTACCCGCTCGTCTTTCGCATCGCAATGGACGGGGGGCGAACTCTTTACGTGGGGAGCGGCCTGCCCAAGTCGTGGGTGGACACGGAGCTGAAAGCACGCTTCACCGTGTACGCGGATCAGCAGGGGCTGGAACCTGTGGTCGCTGTGGCCCAAAGGCACCAGCAATTGATCGCGCTCGACCCGGACAAGAACGAACTCGCCGTGTTCGACCTGCCTCCCAAAAGCTGGGTCTGGCGCCCTGCTGCGTTCACCCTGCCGGATGGGACCTCTTTTTCCGCGCGCCTCGTCACCATCCCCTCGTGTATTGCCTTTGCGCTCTTCTGGCCCATCTGGCTCGTTCTGCACATCATCGAATTCATCCTCAATAGTGGTGAGACGTCCTTGTGGTTCCCGACGCGAACGGCGTGGAAGCCGACTTCGGCTCGCTTCGGTCCCTATGCCCTCAAGCGTCTCGCCCTGTACAACCGCTTCACATTCCGCGATTCCGTGATCGATGAGCGTGTCGCCTTCGTCCAGGCGCTGCTGGAGGTACGCCGGTGGTGAAAAGGGTGGGCTGTGGCCCACCCACCCTCTTCCGGTGACCCGCATCAGTGGCACGGCGCGGGTGAGACCGCCGGTCTTGCTCGGGGCGGTGGCGCTCCGCAGAAGCTGGTGGGGATGGCTGGAGGCCGATGCAGCGGTGAATGCCGCACCGGTCGTCCACCGGCCCCACGCGAACGCACCCTGCGCGAGTGGTTGATGCCTCCCGCGCGGCAAGGTGGCCGTGCGCGTATCCATGGGGGGAAGGTCGTGAGCGCGCCCGCCCGGAGGCAAGCCGAGTGCCCGGCCGGGCCGGACCGGTCGGTAGGACCGGACGGGATGTTCGCCCTGCCCCGTTTTGATGCCTCTTGTGCGGCAACAGTTCCTTCAGAGCTGGAGAAACGCTGTTCTCCGGTCACAGGCGCGTGGATACAGTGCTGACGTAGTCACGCAGTGAAGTCATCCGCTCGTGCCGGAGTGACGCCCGGCCGACCGACGGGCGTGTGGGGAATGGGGAGCTGCGCGTGCCAACTGCCATTGCCGTGACCAGCGCCGACATGGCGCTGCCGCCGCAGGACGAGCGGACCCTGCCCGCCGCCGTGCTCAGGGACGTCGGCAGACGGCCGCTGGACGAGGTGCTCGCCGAGGTGCAGGCGCTCGTCGACCAGCACGGGTATCTGATCGTCGTGTGCTCGCAGGCCGTCCCCGTCGCCGTCGAGCGGCGTCTGTACACCGTACGGTCGCTGCTGGAGAGCGACCGCATCGCCGTGTTCCGCCCGCCGCTGCCGCCGCTCGGGATCGCCGTCCTGGCCCGGCAGTTACGCCAGTTGGCCTCCTGCGACCTCAGCCCCGGCGTCCTCGCCTCGGCCGGCCGGCTGCTCACCCACTACATCCACGCCGGGGCGCTGCTCGGCTCCGTCGCCCGGCTGGACCGCGTCCCCGTGGGGCTGAAGGCGCACGCCAAGTCATGGGTCCCCGGCAGCCAGTTCGGCGTCCTCGCCCATCCGGAGCCGCAGTTGGTGAGGATCGGCCCCGGTGCCGCCCTGTCCGGGCCGGAGTTCGGGACGTGGCTGCTGGTCGCCAAGGGGCAGTTGCAGTCCGACTGGGTGGCCGGCACCCTCGCGCCCTCCTGGCGCACCCTCGGGTCACGGGAGGTCCCGCTTCCGGCCGAGTCCGCCGCCTGGTGGGGGACCGGCCGGCTGATCGAGTTCTGCGCCTTCCTGCCGGATCTCTCGGTGCTCTACCAGCTCGTCACATCGGTGCGGCAGAGCCCCTGCCACTGGTGCGGCATCGACCTCATCGGCGACCGCTGCGTGTTCTGCTCCGCCGTGCCGCCCGCCGACGACCGCCTCCCCGACCTCCACCGCCGGGACGGCCGTCCCGCTCAGCGCCCCGCGAACCGCGACCGCGTCCGCCCGGCGAGCCGCGCGGGCTTCGGATGAGCCCGGGACCGGGAAGCGCCGGCCCCGTCCGGGCCCGGCCCGCGGCCACGCCGTCCGCCGCCCGCCCCGGGGACGCCCACCGCCCACCGCCCGGACCGCCGCCCGCACCACCCGCCCCGCCCGCTCCATCCGACCCCGCTCGCCCGACACCCCCAACGAGGTTGCACGGCTCATGAACTCCCGTCAGCGCCGCGGCGTGATCCTGCTGATCCTGTCGGTCCTGTGCGCCCTCGGTGCCTTCGCCGGCGTACTGTCCGTCATCAACGACGTGAAGTCCAAGGTCGGGCCCGAGGTCACCGCCTACCGGCTGAAAGCGAACGTGGAGCCGTACACGGAGCTCAGCGCGGGCAAGTTCGAGAAGACCGAGATGCCGGAGCGCTGGCTGCCGAAGACCGCGGTCACCGATCTCCGCCAGATCCAGGGCAAGATCGCCGTGACCACCCTGAAGGCCGGCTCCCTGCTGCAGAGCGACATGATCGTCGACCAGCCCGCTCTCCGGCCCGGCCAGCAGGAGGTCGCCATCATGGTCGACGCGGCGACCGGGGTGGCCGGCAAGATCACGCCGGGCTCCACCGTCAACGTGTACGCCACCTTCGAGGGGCAGCGCGAGGGCGACCCCGACCAGTCCAAGATCATCGTGACCGGCGCCAAAGTGCTCGACATCGGGGAGATCACCGCACTGGACCCCGACGAGAACGACCGGAGCCGGCAGCCCACCGACGCCGTCCCCATCACCTTCGCCCTGTCCGCCATCGACGCCCAGCGCATCACCTACGCCGAGTCGTTCGCCCAGCGGGTCCGCCTCGCGCTGGTCGCGCCCGGCGGTGACACCACCGTCCCGGACGAGGACCGTACGTACGAACTCGCGAAGGACAAGTGAGAGGCCCGCATGCCCACGAGGATCCTCCCGGCGGTCGGCGACGCGGACGCGGTCCGGTCCATCACGACCCTGCTCAGCCAGCTTCCGGACGCCGAGCCGGTGGCACCGGTGGTCGACTCCACCCAGCTCGTCGACACCCTCGCCCGGCTGGCCGCCGAGTCGGTCGACGAACTCCCCGAGGTCGTGATCGTCCACGAGCGGATCGGCCCCGTCCCGGCCCTGGAGCTGATCCGCGACGTGGCCCTGCGCTTTCCCGCGGTCGGCGTCATCCTCGTCACCTCCGACGCCAGTCCCGGCCTGTTCCAGGCCGCCATGGACTACGGCGCCCGCGGCCTGGTCGCCCTCCCCCTCGGATACGAGGAACTGGCCAGCCGCGTCCAGGCGGTGGCCCAGTGGTCGGTGGGCGTACGGCGGCACCTGGGCGCCGGCGGGGACGTGTTCACCGGCGCGGGCGGGATCGTCGTCACCGTCAGCGGCGCGAAGGGCGGGGTCGGGGCGACCCTGACCGCCATCCAGCTCGCCCTCGCCGCCCAGGCGTCCGGCCGCGGCACGGCCCTGGTCGACATGGACCTCCAGACCGGGGACGTCGCCTCCTTCCTGGACGTCCAGTTCCGCCGCTCCGTCGTCGACCTGGCCGCCATCAGCGACATCTCGCCCCGCGTCCTGGCCGACGCCGTCTACCGCCACGACACCGGCGTCGCCCTGCTGCTGGCGCCCGGCGAGGGGGAGCGCGGCGAGGACGTCACCGACCGCGCCGCCCGCCAGATCGTCAGCGCCCTGCGCTCCCGCTACGACGTCGTCGTCGTCGACTGCGGCGCCCAGCTCAGCGGCGCCGGGGCGGCGGCCGTGGAGATGGCCGACAAGGCGCTGCTGGTCACCACCCCGGACGTGGTCGCCGTCCGCGGCGCCAAGCGCGTGGTGCGGATGTGGGACCGGTTGCAGATCCGCAAGGCGGAGGAGACGACCGTCGTCGTCAACCGCCACGGCAGGCACGCGGAGATCCAGCCGCCCCTGATCCAGAAGATCACCGGCACGGCGGTCGCCGCCACCACCGTCCCCGCGCACTACAAGGAGCTCCAGAGCGCCGTGGACGCCGGCCGCGTCCACGAGCTGGACGGCAGGAGCACGGTGAAGCAGGCGCTGTGGACGCTCGCGGGCGAACTGGGCCTGGTACGGGCCCCGGAGGGCGCCCACCGGGCGGGCCGGCTCCGCGGGGAACGGGCAGCGGCGGGCTTCCGGCGCCGCAGGGAGGCGGGGGGATGAGGACGCGTACGACCGCGAGGACCGCCCAGGCCCGGGCGCGGCGGGACGCCGGCCAGGTCACCATCGAGTTCCTCGGCATGACGCCGACGATCATCGTGACGCTGGTGGTGCTGTGGCAGCTCGTGCTCGTCGGGTACACCTTCACGCTCGCCGGGAACGCCGCGGACGAGGCCGTACGGGCGGCCACCGCGGCGGCGCCGGGGGACCGGCAGGGCGCCTGCACGCAGGCCGGCCTGGAGAAGCTGCCGGACGCCTGGCAGGGCGGCGCGGCCGTCGACTGCGGCACCGCCGGCGGGTACGTCACCGCCGACGTCGACCTCAAGGTCCCGCTCCTCTTCCCCGGCGCGTTCGGGCTCCCGTTCGACGTGCACGGGCACGCGGGCGCGGTCGAGGAGGAGAAGGACTGAGATGCGCGCGCAGAGGCGGACGGCAACGGCACGGCACACGGACACGCCCACCCGCGGCCGAGGGCGGGGACGTACGGACCCGCGGAGGAGAAGGCGCACCGAACCTCCCGCGGGAAGGCACACGGACGCGGACGCGGAAAGGCGCACGGACGGCCCTACGGAAGGCCGTACGGGAGGACGTACGGGAGGACGTGCGGAAGGCCGTACGGGAG contains the following coding sequences:
- the cpaB gene encoding Flp pilus assembly protein CpaB — translated: MNSRQRRGVILLILSVLCALGAFAGVLSVINDVKSKVGPEVTAYRLKANVEPYTELSAGKFEKTEMPERWLPKTAVTDLRQIQGKIAVTTLKAGSLLQSDMIVDQPALRPGQQEVAIMVDAATGVAGKITPGSTVNVYATFEGQREGDPDQSKIIVTGAKVLDIGEITALDPDENDRSRQPTDAVPITFALSAIDAQRITYAESFAQRVRLALVAPGGDTTVPDEDRTYELAKDK
- a CDS encoding septum formation initiator, with amino-acid sequence MRTRTTARTAQARARRDAGQVTIEFLGMTPTIIVTLVVLWQLVLVGYTFTLAGNAADEAVRAATAAAPGDRQGACTQAGLEKLPDAWQGGAAVDCGTAGGYVTADVDLKVPLLFPGAFGLPFDVHGHAGAVEEEKD
- a CDS encoding AAA family ATPase is translated as MPTRILPAVGDADAVRSITTLLSQLPDAEPVAPVVDSTQLVDTLARLAAESVDELPEVVIVHERIGPVPALELIRDVALRFPAVGVILVTSDASPGLFQAAMDYGARGLVALPLGYEELASRVQAVAQWSVGVRRHLGAGGDVFTGAGGIVVTVSGAKGGVGATLTAIQLALAAQASGRGTALVDMDLQTGDVASFLDVQFRRSVVDLAAISDISPRVLADAVYRHDTGVALLLAPGEGERGEDVTDRAARQIVSALRSRYDVVVVDCGAQLSGAGAAAVEMADKALLVTTPDVVAVRGAKRVVRMWDRLQIRKAEETTVVVNRHGRHAEIQPPLIQKITGTAVAATTVPAHYKELQSAVDAGRVHELDGRSTVKQALWTLAGELGLVRAPEGAHRAGRLRGERAAAGFRRRREAGG